From a single Glycine soja cultivar W05 chromosome 19, ASM419377v2, whole genome shotgun sequence genomic region:
- the LOC114400881 gene encoding F-box/LRR-repeat protein 4-like produces MVNSLYDELLQEILQKLPSSSSSSVSLVCKRWLRLHRSSTTSLSLRLTTPHFSLIPSLSSFLSHHPFLSSLSLSLSPPLSLSPHLLSLITPFSNLLALSLSPAPVSLSSLLSLSASCPRLNSLLITLPRPLFLNWVTSFPCLKELSITFSSDEEERVNSDDDEESDDFDSDSGFELGLESLCLVGIRGDDWGVGWLWRRCKNLRKLRLQSCQGIGGSYSSFVKCLQGLEEIELRTCRSVVYAVLLELVEHCGSLSSLLVHDGGSREGLLQFFTGCRCNVRKIDLRLPLDLNNDHLLAVAKNFDGLTSIRLQSCCLVSGEGLKALAVAMKGLEELALVNCDVVEREPGLLATLGQHLRKLRKLDLSHNEMLCDKELVSMTVSCVHLIDLRVRGCKRLTSVAMASMLRSCKQLRNVDVVNCFGIDSEAVELFLKNCSRLRRMEVEGSKLSDAAKMWASSKFIEVVV; encoded by the coding sequence ATGGTGAACAGTTTATACGACGAACTACTGCAAGAAATCTTGCAGAAACTCCCctcatcctcctcctcctctgtCTCCCTCGTCTGCAAGCGCTGGCTCCGCCTCCACCGTTCCTCCACAACCTCCCTCTCTCTCCGCCTCACCACCCCTCATTTCTCTCTCATCCCTTCTCTCTCCTCCTTTCTCTCCCACCACCCTTTTCTCtcttccctctctctctccctctccccacccctctctctctccccaCACCTCCTCTCTCTCATCACTCCCTTTTCCAACCTCctcgctctctctctctcgccaGCACCCGTCTCTCTCTCCtccctcctctctctctccgcCTCCTGCCCCCGCCTCAATTCCCTCCTCATCACCCTCCCCAGGCCCCTTTTTCTCAACTGGGTCACGTCCTTCCCCTGCCTCAAGGAATTGTCAATTACTTTCTCTTCCGACGAAGAAGAACGGGTCAATAGCGACGATGACgaagaaagtgatgattttGATTCTGATTCTGGTTTTGAATTGGGGTTGGAGAGTCTTTGTTTGGTGGGGATTCGCGGCGACGATTGGGGGGTGGGTTGGTTGTGGAGAAGATGTAAAAATCTTAGGAAGCTAAGGCTTCAGAGTTGCCAGGGGATTGGAGGGTCTTATTCGTCTTTTGTCAAGTGCTTGCAGGGTCTTGAGGAAATTGAGCTAAGAACTTGCAGGAGTGTGGTTTATGCTGTTCTATTAGAGCTTGTGGAGCATTGTGGCTCCTTGAGTTCCCTCTTGGTTCATGATGGTGGCAGCAGAGAGGGGCTGCTGCAGTTCTTTACTGGGTGCAGGTGTAATGTTCGCAAAATCGATCTTCGTTTGCCTCTGGACCTCAACAACGACCATCTCTTGGCGGTGGCAAAGAATTTCGATGGGCTCACGAGCATAAGGCTTCAGAGCTGCTGCCTCGTTAGTGGGGAGGGCCTGAAGGCCCTCGCGGTGGCGATGAAAGGGCTGGAAGAATTGGCGCTTGTTAATTGTGACGTGGTTGAGAGGGAACCTGGATTGCTTGCCACATTGGGGCAGCATTTGAGGAAATTGAGGAAACTCGACTTGTCGCACAACGAAATGTTGTGTGACAAGGAGCTCGTTTCGATGACGGTTTCGTGCGTTCATTTGATTGACTTGAGGGTGAGAGGGTGCAAGAGGCTCACCAGTGTTGCCATGGCTTCCATGCTCAGGAGCTGCAAGCAGCTTCGGAATGTGGATGTTGTGAACTGTTTTGGGATTGACTCTGAAGCTGTTGAGTTGTTTCTTAAGAATTGTTCTCGTTTGAGGAGAATGGAGGTTGAGGGGAGCAAGCTCTCCGATGCTGCGAAGATGTGGGCCTCGAGTAAGTTTATTGAAGTTGTTGTGTAA